The following are encoded in a window of Brevibacillus sp. DP1.3A genomic DNA:
- the pheS gene encoding phenylalanine--tRNA ligase subunit alpha produces MQTRLQEMKESALGQISQVTEAAQLQDLRVKYLGKKGELTELLRGMGGLSPEERPVVGQLVNEVREALEAAFSGKQQAFEEAALFAKLSSQTIDVTLPGRPVPAGTMHPLSRIIEEIEDIFIGLGFEVAEGPEVEMDHFNFEMLNLPKDHPARDMQDTFYVTEELLLRTQTSPVQARTMLKKEGKTPLKMICPGKVYRRDDDDATHSHQFTQIEGLVIDKKIGMSDLKGTLLTFARQMFGENQQIRLRPSFFPFTEPSVEVDLQCFNCGGHGCRVCKQTGWIEILGAGMVHPRVLEMAGYNPEEVSGFAFGMGVERIAMLKYAVEDIRHFYTNDVRFLRQFNRG; encoded by the coding sequence GTGCAAACTCGGTTGCAAGAAATGAAAGAGTCCGCACTGGGCCAAATCAGCCAAGTGACAGAAGCCGCACAACTTCAGGATTTGCGCGTCAAATACCTGGGGAAAAAGGGCGAGTTGACAGAACTGCTGCGCGGAATGGGCGGCTTGTCCCCAGAAGAGCGTCCAGTTGTCGGTCAGCTGGTGAATGAAGTAAGGGAAGCCCTGGAAGCAGCGTTCTCCGGCAAACAACAAGCATTTGAAGAAGCGGCTCTCTTTGCCAAGCTTTCTTCTCAAACGATCGATGTGACACTGCCAGGACGTCCAGTACCAGCAGGCACCATGCACCCACTCTCTCGGATCATTGAAGAGATCGAAGACATTTTCATCGGCTTGGGCTTTGAGGTGGCAGAAGGTCCTGAGGTTGAAATGGACCACTTCAACTTCGAGATGCTGAACCTGCCGAAAGATCACCCGGCACGCGATATGCAAGACACGTTCTACGTTACAGAAGAACTGCTGCTCCGTACGCAGACATCTCCTGTGCAAGCACGTACGATGTTGAAAAAAGAAGGTAAGACCCCACTCAAAATGATCTGTCCGGGTAAAGTGTATCGCCGCGATGATGACGATGCGACACATTCCCACCAATTCACGCAGATCGAAGGTCTCGTGATTGATAAAAAAATCGGGATGAGTGACTTGAAAGGTACCCTCTTGACGTTTGCCCGTCAAATGTTCGGGGAAAACCAACAAATTCGCCTGCGCCCAAGCTTCTTCCCGTTCACGGAGCCATCCGTAGAGGTAGACCTACAATGCTTCAACTGCGGCGGTCACGGTTGCCGTGTATGTAAGCAAACAGGTTGGATCGAGATTTTGGGTGCTGGTATGGTTCACCCACGCGTACTGGAAATGGCCGGCTACAACCCTGAGGAAGTCAGCGGCTTTGCGTTCGGTATGGGTGTAGAACGAATTGCGATGCTCAAATACGCGGTAGAGGACATCCGCCATTTTTATACCAACGACGTTCGTTTCCTGCGTCAGTTCAATCGAGGCTAG
- a CDS encoding DUF2225 domain-containing protein yields MIDNVSALYDKTSNCRHCQATFSTKRIRSGTLTMVNRDSDFYTTFKEQSLNPILYTVNVCPECGFAFTDQFRDKLAPWQKQIVDEQISSKWKPKDFGKVRHVPEAIVSYKLAIYAAELTDQPHSVKAGLYLRLAWLYRFQKNIAEEMRFIDMAVEEYEQSYIHSDYTRGDKEMTEVRLLYLIGELYRRLEKFDLAIKYFGKALAFRNHTIESGIIRMAQDQWQLAREEYKEKKSEQKIG; encoded by the coding sequence ATGATTGATAATGTTTCCGCCCTTTACGATAAGACAAGCAACTGTCGCCATTGCCAAGCGACCTTTTCGACCAAAAGGATCAGAAGCGGAACGTTGACGATGGTCAATCGCGACAGCGATTTTTATACCACCTTTAAAGAGCAATCTTTAAATCCCATTTTATATACCGTCAATGTCTGCCCTGAATGCGGCTTCGCCTTTACGGATCAATTCCGGGACAAGCTCGCCCCTTGGCAAAAGCAGATTGTGGATGAACAAATCTCCTCGAAATGGAAGCCAAAAGATTTTGGGAAGGTTCGTCATGTACCAGAAGCCATTGTCAGCTACAAACTGGCCATTTACGCAGCTGAACTAACGGATCAGCCCCATTCCGTAAAAGCGGGTCTGTATTTGCGTCTCGCATGGCTTTATCGATTCCAGAAAAATATCGCGGAAGAAATGCGCTTTATCGATATGGCCGTGGAAGAATATGAACAATCGTATATTCATTCCGACTATACACGCGGCGACAAGGAAATGACCGAAGTCCGCTTGCTGTACTTGATTGGTGAACTCTACCGCAGACTCGAAAAGTTTGACTTAGCCATCAAGTATTTCGGCAAAGCACTAGCTTTTCGCAACCACACCATTGAGAGCGGCATTATCCGGATGGCGCAAGATCAATGGCAGCTCGCGCGCGAAGAGTACAAAGAGAAAAAAAGTGAGCAAAAGATCGGCTAA
- a CDS encoding RNA methyltransferase translates to MTNEIITSVQNPLVKRLHQLLSRKGREEQQRFLVEGAHLVEEALKSGAEVVTVIYDQQRDMDPACQRALANHPEAVQVIAASEVVLAKLSETKSPQGIVAEVKKTAADWAKWVDKKREEQGSLLLLFLDEIQDPGNLGTILRTAEAAAVDGVVLGSGSVDIYNGKVVRATMGALFRIPVFTQSLVETADEWKAKGGRVLISSLEQNSVSYDEADYAGLTAMVIGNEGRGVSKEMFARADQFVHIPLYGGAESLNAAVAAGIFVYEAQRKRKDRHA, encoded by the coding sequence ATGACAAATGAAATCATTACTTCGGTACAAAACCCTCTGGTAAAGCGATTGCACCAGTTGCTATCACGGAAAGGTCGGGAAGAGCAGCAGCGTTTTCTCGTGGAAGGGGCGCATCTGGTAGAGGAGGCGTTAAAAAGCGGGGCGGAGGTAGTCACCGTTATTTACGATCAGCAGCGTGACATGGACCCTGCCTGTCAGCGTGCTCTGGCTAATCATCCGGAAGCTGTCCAGGTCATTGCGGCATCAGAAGTAGTACTGGCGAAGCTGTCCGAAACCAAGTCACCACAAGGAATTGTGGCCGAAGTGAAAAAAACAGCAGCAGATTGGGCAAAATGGGTAGATAAGAAGAGAGAGGAACAAGGCAGCTTGCTACTCCTCTTTTTGGACGAAATACAAGACCCGGGCAACCTCGGCACGATTTTGCGTACAGCAGAAGCGGCAGCAGTTGATGGTGTCGTACTTGGAAGTGGAAGTGTCGATATTTACAATGGAAAAGTGGTACGGGCCACAATGGGAGCACTGTTCCGCATCCCGGTCTTTACACAATCGTTAGTCGAGACGGCAGATGAATGGAAGGCAAAGGGAGGGCGAGTTCTGATCTCTTCCTTGGAGCAAAACAGTGTTTCCTATGACGAGGCTGATTATGCTGGTCTGACGGCAATGGTTATCGGAAATGAAGGAAGAGGCGTCTCCAAAGAGATGTTTGCCAGGGCAGATCAATTCGTTCACATTCCGCTTTATGGCGGCGCAGAGTCATTGAATGCAGCAGTCGCGGCAGGAATTTTTGTATACGAGGCACAACGCAAAAGAAAAGATCGGCATGCTTAG
- a CDS encoding TrkA family potassium uptake protein, translated as MSKQFAIIGMGRFGSSVARTLYEMDYEVMGIDENEERINENIQYVTHAVAADSTDERALKEIGIRNFDVVVVAIGVDIQASILTVLTLKDLGVKKIVAKAQNERHGQVLYKVGADRVVFPERDMGVRVAHNLISSNVLDFIELAEDYSVAEVVVSSKLVGQNLRQLDIRKKYEVNVIAIKSGDKFNIAPSPDEVIQYGDVLVVIGNNKDLREFEERA; from the coding sequence ATGTCCAAGCAATTTGCCATTATCGGGATGGGACGTTTTGGTTCTAGCGTGGCGAGAACGTTGTACGAGATGGATTATGAAGTCATGGGAATAGATGAGAACGAGGAGCGTATTAACGAAAATATTCAGTACGTAACGCACGCGGTAGCAGCTGATTCTACGGATGAACGCGCCTTGAAGGAAATCGGCATTCGCAATTTTGACGTAGTCGTCGTGGCGATTGGGGTCGATATTCAGGCGAGCATCCTGACGGTATTGACACTGAAAGACTTGGGTGTCAAAAAGATCGTGGCAAAAGCACAGAATGAGCGTCATGGACAAGTATTGTACAAGGTAGGAGCTGACCGTGTCGTATTCCCTGAGCGTGACATGGGGGTGCGGGTCGCCCACAATCTGATCTCCTCTAACGTTCTTGATTTTATTGAGCTGGCAGAGGACTACAGCGTGGCGGAGGTAGTCGTGTCGTCCAAGCTGGTCGGTCAAAACTTGCGGCAACTGGATATTCGGAAAAAATACGAGGTCAACGTTATTGCCATCAAAAGTGGAGATAAATTCAACATCGCTCCTAGCCCGGATGAAGTCATCCAATACGGCGACGTGCTTGTGGTGATCGGGAACAACAAAGACTTACGTGAATTTGAGGAGCGGGCATAG
- the sspI gene encoding small acid-soluble spore protein SspI, which produces MNIASLNLRQAIMYKMQGSDPSAVEETISDAISSGQEKTLPGLGVLFEVLWQNSDASSRQSMISTIAEHLPEQAEKPI; this is translated from the coding sequence ATGAATATTGCCTCACTCAACTTACGTCAAGCGATCATGTACAAAATGCAAGGCTCAGATCCAAGCGCAGTCGAAGAAACCATCAGTGATGCCATCTCTAGCGGTCAGGAGAAAACACTCCCAGGTTTAGGCGTTTTGTTTGAAGTGCTGTGGCAAAACAGTGATGCTTCCTCACGTCAATCCATGATTTCGACTATCGCGGAACACTTGCCTGAGCAAGCCGAAAAACCGATCTAA
- a CDS encoding endospore germination permease, translated as MENQQRNFGTWQITSIIISSMIGVGILTIPRTSTILLQQAGWIGPISGALIAGVAVTAIVYLGNQFPGLTFVEFMPRIFGSVIGTLCICLFILYQFFNAGITARVFGEVVVTSVLPDTPLEVIIVTLLLLVLFLCCHEIEVVARVNELLIPFLLLPSLLIPLVSFMNADWYNLLPFHIESWTDVVKTGLDTYTLYTGYELLMVYFAFAIPGARLGVASITGMSFAFVVYMITVIAGITVFGYEELQRLIWPTLELVKVTQRTGWFLERFESAFLAIWVASVFTTIGNMFYATIFSLRQWFRKGIRFQRISAIVMMVPLFFFSLIPQNTVELYSYLKHLTTMGYMVTIFIPILLAITQFMRNQFNKGREVNNEKGGT; from the coding sequence GTGGAGAATCAGCAACGTAATTTTGGTACCTGGCAAATTACAAGTATTATAATCAGTTCGATGATCGGGGTGGGGATTCTCACCATCCCGAGAACGTCCACTATTCTTCTTCAACAAGCGGGGTGGATTGGCCCTATTTCAGGTGCCTTAATAGCCGGCGTGGCAGTGACGGCCATCGTGTATTTAGGTAATCAGTTTCCTGGTCTTACCTTTGTCGAATTTATGCCGCGGATATTTGGTTCTGTCATAGGCACACTGTGTATTTGTCTATTCATTCTTTATCAGTTTTTCAATGCAGGTATAACAGCCAGAGTGTTTGGGGAAGTCGTCGTGACCTCCGTTTTGCCAGATACACCGCTGGAGGTAATTATAGTCACGCTGCTTTTGTTGGTCTTGTTTCTATGCTGTCATGAGATTGAAGTAGTGGCAAGGGTAAATGAGCTGTTGATTCCTTTTCTCCTGTTGCCGTCGCTCTTGATTCCGCTCGTCTCCTTTATGAACGCAGATTGGTACAATTTATTGCCATTTCATATAGAGTCATGGACAGATGTCGTAAAAACAGGTCTGGATACTTACACGCTTTATACCGGATATGAGCTATTAATGGTTTATTTTGCTTTCGCGATTCCAGGTGCAAGGCTTGGAGTGGCAAGCATTACAGGTATGAGCTTTGCCTTTGTCGTTTATATGATTACAGTTATCGCAGGTATCACTGTATTTGGATATGAAGAATTACAGCGGCTGATTTGGCCTACGCTTGAACTGGTCAAGGTAACCCAGAGAACCGGCTGGTTTTTGGAGCGTTTTGAGTCCGCTTTTCTTGCGATCTGGGTTGCTTCTGTATTTACAACGATCGGGAATATGTTTTATGCGACGATTTTTTCATTACGGCAGTGGTTTCGAAAAGGCATTCGTTTTCAACGAATTAGCGCAATCGTGATGATGGTGCCACTTTTTTTCTTTTCGTTAATACCGCAAAATACGGTGGAGTTGTATTCATATTTAAAACACTTGACCACCATGGGATATATGGTAACCATCTTCATTCCGATCTTGCTGGCCATCACCCAATTCATGCGCAATCAGTTCAATAAAGGCCGGGAAGTAAACAATGAAAAGGGAGGGACATAA
- a CDS encoding Ger(x)C family spore germination protein — protein sequence MGKSFRYFALLIICTILLTGCWDRRELEERASVLAIAIDQDEKDENLYKMTVQIPIPIKIAGSSGKGGGSGADAVKIMSVTGRTVTDAANNLQMRLNQRLFLGHTRVLALSEEIARKGIQDIMDGFRREPQIRRLLWPIVVKGKASTLLEIKPRIEPIPVVFLMGLIENGMKLGRIPDQTLGDYFNQTSNLTMEPFLNYVEASKNEVSWKGVAVFRGHKMMGILDHLQTWALLQLRNEKPGGDIVIALPKTKNGYVSFRPHFAKKKVTIQDDFSATFHCELQGDIVELTEDLHIPPEQFVTQMQALIKKEMENRAKKLLQQLQKQYNSDILKLGLTLRAKHYHDYWKTHDWKKDFRDFPIRVKYTIKLRRLGMEMQ from the coding sequence ATGGGTAAGTCTTTTAGATACTTCGCTTTGCTGATCATCTGTACAATCTTGCTGACGGGGTGCTGGGACAGACGGGAATTGGAGGAACGCGCATCGGTATTGGCTATTGCGATTGATCAGGATGAAAAAGATGAAAATCTGTACAAAATGACCGTCCAAATTCCGATTCCCATCAAAATCGCGGGGAGCAGCGGGAAGGGGGGAGGGAGTGGTGCGGATGCCGTGAAAATCATGAGCGTGACAGGAAGAACGGTGACAGATGCTGCCAACAACTTGCAAATGCGGCTGAACCAACGATTGTTTCTTGGACATACGCGTGTTCTCGCTTTGAGTGAGGAGATCGCTAGAAAGGGGATCCAAGACATCATGGACGGTTTTCGTCGCGAACCGCAAATACGGAGACTCCTGTGGCCGATCGTCGTAAAGGGCAAAGCGTCTACCTTGCTGGAAATCAAGCCGAGGATCGAGCCAATTCCGGTCGTCTTTTTGATGGGGCTGATCGAAAATGGCATGAAATTAGGGAGAATTCCGGATCAAACGTTGGGCGACTATTTCAATCAGACCTCTAATCTTACCATGGAGCCGTTTCTGAATTATGTAGAGGCAAGTAAAAATGAAGTGAGCTGGAAAGGGGTTGCTGTTTTTCGTGGACACAAGATGATGGGGATACTGGATCACCTGCAAACATGGGCATTGCTCCAGCTGCGAAATGAAAAACCGGGTGGAGACATTGTGATTGCATTGCCGAAAACCAAGAACGGATATGTAAGCTTTCGACCGCACTTCGCAAAAAAAAAGGTGACCATTCAAGATGACTTTTCGGCTACCTTTCATTGCGAGCTCCAAGGGGATATTGTCGAACTCACAGAAGACCTGCATATTCCCCCAGAGCAATTCGTCACACAAATGCAGGCGCTGATAAAAAAAGAAATGGAAAACCGTGCAAAGAAGCTTTTGCAGCAATTGCAAAAGCAGTACAATAGCGACATTTTAAAGCTCGGTCTTACACTGCGTGCGAAGCATTATCATGATTACTGGAAGACTCACGACTGGAAGAAAGATTTCAGGGATTTTCCGATTCGCGTCAAATACACAATCAAGCTGCGCCGTCTTGGTATGGAAATGCAATAG
- a CDS encoding endospore germination permease: protein MNRREGHGWHQTLSMWQQICLITSTLIGVGVLTLPRTTSSKLFEAGWIAPLIGSAGAFVSLWLIVKLSKRYPGETFIEYSHKVWGSARRPWVGKVFSLPWICIYLVYLYFSTAVVSRVFGEVVVTSVLLQTPLEVLLITMFLLVLFLCMHEVEVVARVNELLFPFIIFPLLFIAIASFQKAEIGNLLPINHVSIRSMVEGVYEGIYSYSGFEIMFVFFAYAQKNTNRELAGFYSLLIAASLYMLIVVAGISVFGYEELQRVTWPTLELVKTTQVPGLILERLESAFLAVWVSAVFTTVANAYYAVVYSLRQLFRKGIRFQRIVASALLVPLFFFSLIPQNITEVFKWASLLGLSSLVINLLFPVVYWVAILIRDMVTRREGRNIDG from the coding sequence ATGAACAGGAGGGAGGGGCACGGCTGGCACCAGACTCTATCGATGTGGCAGCAAATTTGTCTCATCACAAGTACCTTAATCGGTGTCGGCGTGTTGACCCTTCCTCGTACAACCAGTTCGAAATTATTTGAGGCAGGCTGGATCGCCCCCCTTATTGGCTCTGCAGGTGCGTTTGTTTCCTTATGGTTGATTGTCAAATTGAGCAAGCGTTACCCAGGGGAAACCTTTATTGAATACAGTCACAAGGTATGGGGATCCGCCAGACGGCCTTGGGTGGGCAAAGTATTCAGCCTCCCTTGGATTTGTATCTATCTGGTATACCTGTATTTTTCCACGGCAGTCGTATCGCGTGTGTTTGGTGAAGTCGTTGTGACTTCCGTTCTTTTGCAGACTCCGTTGGAAGTATTGCTGATCACGATGTTTTTGCTGGTACTATTTTTGTGCATGCATGAGGTGGAAGTAGTAGCTCGAGTGAACGAGCTGCTGTTTCCTTTTATTATCTTTCCACTTCTTTTTATTGCGATTGCGTCGTTTCAAAAGGCGGAAATTGGGAATCTCCTGCCGATTAATCATGTGTCGATCCGTTCAATGGTAGAAGGAGTGTACGAAGGAATTTATTCCTATTCCGGTTTTGAAATTATGTTCGTCTTTTTCGCCTATGCGCAAAAAAACACGAACAGGGAATTGGCGGGATTTTACAGTTTATTAATTGCAGCATCACTCTACATGTTAATTGTGGTTGCTGGTATTTCGGTATTTGGATACGAAGAGCTGCAGAGGGTGACGTGGCCGACACTTGAATTGGTCAAGACGACACAGGTGCCAGGATTGATCTTGGAACGTTTGGAGTCTGCTTTTTTGGCAGTGTGGGTGTCGGCCGTTTTTACTACGGTAGCCAATGCATATTATGCGGTTGTTTATTCACTGAGACAATTGTTTCGCAAGGGAATCAGGTTTCAAAGAATCGTGGCTTCTGCCCTTCTCGTCCCTTTATTCTTCTTTTCACTCATTCCACAAAACATTACAGAAGTATTTAAGTGGGCGTCGTTGCTGGGGTTGTCTAGCCTGGTTATTAATTTGCTGTTCCCCGTCGTTTACTGGGTAGCAATCCTCATCCGTGACATGGTGACCCGACGAGAGGGGCGGAATATCGATGGGTAA
- a CDS encoding spore germination protein has product MSQFFQAWQKRKEALQSKSLEQYAEKSMESVSDVTLTTNVEENIQLIEAQFGKCDDLVIRRFQTKSKAQAAIVFIDGMVDRNVISDFIIRYMTTPDITYHDPATNELDLTDKLRQIVRNILSGCAVLIIDGCQNAYLNNTRGWDRRSVEEPQTESVVRGPRDGFCETLCVNAALIRFRLKDPNLRVRHMVVGERTQTDIYVMYIDGIAYPPMVEEVIARIENVHVDSVLESGYIEQMIQDRRWSPFPQIQNTERPDKVVANLLEGKVGILVDGTPFGLIAPAVFSQFYQSPEDYYERFYIATLIRFIRIISISIALMLPSLYIAFSAFHPEMIPSRLVIAMAAGRSTVPFPSLVEALIMELAIEILREASVRLPGPIGPTIGIVGALVVGEAAVTAGLVSPVMVIIVAVTTIGSFASPSYSAAIAIRMLRFPVMILAGMFGLYGIMLFVIVILIHLSSLKSFGVPYMSPLSPLNLNGMKDLFIRAPHHLFKTRPMMFHVQDKIRIREEDNPK; this is encoded by the coding sequence TTGAGCCAGTTTTTTCAAGCATGGCAAAAAAGAAAAGAAGCCCTCCAGTCAAAATCGTTGGAGCAGTACGCCGAGAAGAGCATGGAAAGCGTATCAGATGTTACGCTCACGACAAATGTGGAAGAAAACATTCAATTGATTGAAGCGCAGTTTGGAAAATGTGACGATCTCGTCATTCGTCGTTTTCAAACAAAGTCAAAGGCTCAGGCCGCTATCGTTTTTATAGATGGCATGGTGGATCGCAATGTCATCAGTGATTTTATTATTCGCTATATGACGACTCCCGATATCACCTATCATGATCCGGCGACAAATGAGCTGGATTTGACAGACAAACTGAGGCAGATCGTCCGAAATATTTTGTCTGGATGTGCGGTACTGATCATCGATGGGTGTCAAAATGCTTATTTGAATAACACGAGAGGTTGGGACAGGCGTTCAGTGGAAGAGCCTCAGACGGAATCAGTCGTACGAGGGCCGCGCGATGGGTTTTGTGAAACGTTGTGCGTGAATGCAGCGCTGATCCGCTTCCGCTTGAAGGACCCTAATCTCAGAGTGCGTCATATGGTTGTCGGTGAACGAACACAGACTGACATTTACGTCATGTACATCGACGGCATTGCGTATCCCCCGATGGTGGAAGAAGTGATTGCGCGAATTGAGAACGTTCATGTGGATTCTGTGCTGGAGAGTGGTTACATCGAACAAATGATCCAGGATCGGAGATGGTCCCCATTTCCGCAGATTCAAAACACGGAGCGCCCTGACAAAGTAGTGGCCAATCTCTTGGAAGGGAAGGTAGGCATTCTGGTTGACGGGACACCGTTTGGTTTGATTGCCCCGGCTGTATTTTCGCAGTTTTATCAGAGTCCCGAGGATTATTACGAGCGATTTTACATCGCGACCTTGATTCGTTTCATTCGGATTATCAGTATCAGCATCGCCTTGATGTTGCCGTCTCTTTATATCGCTTTTAGTGCGTTCCATCCGGAGATGATTCCTTCTCGACTGGTCATTGCGATGGCGGCAGGACGATCTACTGTTCCATTCCCTTCTCTAGTCGAAGCCCTGATTATGGAGTTGGCCATTGAGATATTGAGGGAAGCTAGCGTGAGGCTGCCGGGGCCAATAGGTCCTACGATCGGGATTGTTGGAGCACTCGTGGTCGGGGAAGCGGCGGTAACTGCTGGGCTTGTCAGTCCTGTCATGGTAATCATCGTAGCTGTGACGACAATCGGTTCGTTCGCATCCCCGAGTTACAGTGCAGCGATTGCCATTCGGATGCTCCGCTTTCCGGTTATGATCTTGGCAGGGATGTTTGGTCTTTACGGTATTATGCTGTTTGTGATCGTCATCCTCATTCACTTATCTTCATTGAAATCGTTTGGAGTACCCTATATGAGCCCACTTAGTCCGCTCAACCTGAATGGAATGAAGGACTTGTTCATAAGGGCTCCTCATCATCTCTTCAAAACAAGGCCGATGATGTTTCATGTCCAAGATAAAATCCGGATCAGAGAGGAGGATAACCCGAAATGA
- the kynU gene encoding kynureninase, translated as MSQSSPLTKAHAQQLDAQDELASYREEFYLLPSLYLDGNSLGLMSKRAEKSVMDVMRSWKELGVEGWTTGNHPWFFFSEKLGEMSAALVGASPEEVIVTGSTTINLHQLAATFYHPVGKRTKVIATELDFPTDIYALQSQMKLHGLDPEEHLVRVASRDGRLIEEEDIIDAMTDEVALVVLPTVLYRSGQLLDIERLTAAAHERGILIGFDGCHSVGAIPHFFSKWGVDFAYWCNYKYVNAGPGSVGSLYVNRKHFGRAPGLAGWFSSKKDKQFDMEHTLDACESAGAYQIGTPHMLSLAPLLGSLEMFQEVSVEKLRTKSLALTRFMMDLIEVELADMGFTIANPQQDDRRGGHVSLEHDEAIRICKALKEAGIIPDFRAPNIIRLAPVAFYTTYTEVWESIQIVKTIMQEKNYEKFENKREVVA; from the coding sequence ATGTCTCAATCAAGCCCCCTAACGAAAGCGCACGCACAGCAATTGGATGCACAGGACGAACTCGCGAGCTATCGCGAAGAGTTTTATTTGCTTCCGAGCCTGTATTTGGATGGAAACTCGCTTGGTCTCATGTCAAAAAGAGCGGAAAAGAGTGTCATGGATGTGATGCGGTCTTGGAAGGAGCTGGGTGTGGAAGGCTGGACAACGGGTAACCATCCGTGGTTTTTCTTCTCGGAGAAATTGGGAGAGATGAGCGCAGCACTTGTAGGGGCAAGCCCCGAGGAAGTGATCGTAACGGGTTCTACGACGATCAACCTCCATCAGTTGGCAGCTACCTTCTATCATCCGGTTGGGAAGAGGACGAAGGTGATTGCAACCGAGCTGGATTTCCCTACCGATATATACGCACTCCAGAGTCAAATGAAGCTCCATGGACTGGACCCGGAAGAGCATTTGGTTCGGGTAGCGTCAAGAGATGGCCGCCTGATCGAAGAAGAGGACATTATCGATGCGATGACGGATGAAGTAGCACTGGTTGTCCTCCCGACCGTCCTGTATCGCAGCGGCCAGCTACTCGATATCGAACGATTGACAGCAGCCGCACATGAGAGAGGCATTCTAATTGGTTTTGACGGATGTCACTCTGTAGGTGCGATCCCGCATTTCTTCAGCAAATGGGGAGTGGACTTTGCATACTGGTGCAACTACAAATACGTAAATGCAGGGCCCGGCAGCGTGGGTAGCTTATATGTCAACCGCAAGCATTTTGGCAGGGCTCCTGGATTGGCGGGATGGTTCAGTTCGAAAAAGGATAAGCAATTTGATATGGAACATACGCTGGATGCTTGCGAAAGTGCGGGCGCTTACCAGATTGGTACCCCGCATATGCTGAGTCTCGCCCCACTGCTTGGTTCCTTGGAAATGTTTCAGGAGGTGTCCGTGGAAAAGCTTCGTACCAAGTCGCTCGCCTTAACGCGCTTCATGATGGATTTGATCGAGGTGGAGCTAGCAGACATGGGTTTTACAATTGCAAACCCACAGCAGGATGATCGCCGAGGTGGGCATGTCAGCCTTGAGCATGATGAGGCCATACGTATATGCAAGGCTTTGAAGGAAGCGGGCATTATTCCTGACTTCCGTGCACCAAACATCATCCGGTTAGCTCCCGTTGCTTTCTATACGACTTATACAGAGGTTTGGGAAAGTATCCAGATCGTAAAGACGATCATGCAAGAGAAGAACTACGAGAAATTTGAGAACAAGCGCGAGGTAGTTGCTTAA
- a CDS encoding DUF1294 domain-containing protein → MYHQQLAAHRRNFVLVLVISWALLLVGYFNSNVWVLAAGALLLNGYAYYLMQTDKRLAKEKGFRVPELSLLLVAFLGGGIGALEGMLIQRHKTKHISFLILVPLFCIAQILLVIWLTQLYLDKNLVS, encoded by the coding sequence ATGTACCATCAACAATTAGCTGCCCATCGCCGCAATTTCGTGCTGGTGCTCGTCATAAGCTGGGCCCTCCTCTTGGTAGGATACTTCAATTCGAATGTCTGGGTGCTGGCGGCAGGAGCTTTACTGCTGAATGGCTATGCTTATTACTTGATGCAGACAGACAAGCGTCTGGCTAAGGAAAAAGGTTTTCGGGTTCCGGAACTGAGCCTTTTGCTGGTCGCATTTTTAGGAGGAGGGATCGGTGCGCTTGAGGGCATGCTTATTCAACGGCATAAGACCAAGCATATCTCTTTTCTCATCCTGGTCCCGCTCTTTTGCATCGCGCAAATCTTGCTAGTCATTTGGTTAACGCAACTATACTTGGATAAAAATCTCGTGTCGTAG